Proteins co-encoded in one Thermodesulfovibrionales bacterium genomic window:
- a CDS encoding alanine racemase: MHRGAVADIDLDALSHNLNVVRTLSGDRGVIAVVKADAYGHGALGVSGRLEAEGISCLAVAYTEEALTLRSGGIHSPILVLFDKTDGTEFFEYNLIPVIYDLDSAVRFSEEARRRNRPLDVHVKVDTGMGRLGLNSENVLDDILAISKMDSLNIAGLMSHFSDTCFGGDSIAGEQLRKFVALRERLLP; encoded by the coding sequence ATGCATAGGGGAGCTGTTGCGGATATAGATCTTGACGCCCTTTCCCACAACCTGAATGTCGTCAGGACCCTCTCCGGTGACCGCGGCGTAATAGCGGTGGTGAAGGCTGATGCTTACGGTCATGGTGCTCTTGGAGTTTCGGGGAGGCTTGAGGCCGAAGGCATTTCCTGTCTTGCCGTGGCGTATACGGAAGAGGCCCTGACCCTCAGGAGCGGGGGGATTCATTCCCCGATACTTGTCCTTTTCGATAAGACCGACGGAACGGAGTTTTTTGAATACAATCTCATTCCTGTCATTTATGACCTCGATTCCGCGGTGAGGTTTTCCGAAGAGGCAAGAAGGAGGAACCGGCCCCTTGATGTCCATGTCAAGGTTGATACGGGGATGGGGAGGCTCGGCCTCAACAGCGAGAATGTCCTGGACGATATCCTCGCCATCTCGAAGATGGATAGCCTGAATATCGCGGGGCTGATGAGCCATTTCTCCGATACCTGTTTCGGTGGTGATTCCATTGCGGGCGAGCAGCTCAGAAAGTTTGTGGCCCTGAGGGAAAGACTGCTTCCC
- a CDS encoding twin-arginine translocase TatA/TatE family subunit has translation MFGLGMPELIVILIIVLVLFGGAKLPEIGKGIGQAIRNFKKATSEPDEIDVTPKKPVEEKKEEKKEESK, from the coding sequence ATGTTTGGGTTAGGGATGCCGGAATTGATCGTCATACTCATAATCGTGCTCGTCCTTTTCGGCGGGGCAAAGTTGCCCGAAATCGGAAAGGGTATCGGCCAGGCGATACGGAACTTTAAGAAGGCGACTTCAGAACCCGATGAGATAGATGTAACACCAAAGAAGCCCGTCGAGGAGAAGAAGGAGGAGAAGAAAGAGGAGTCGAAGTGA
- a CDS encoding molybdenum cofactor guanylyltransferase has translation MTAAILSGGENRRIPRLKSLLTVEGRTIIERTIDVLGGVFDRVIINTNEPEYFFHFGLPMIGDLKKERGPLTGIFSVLVATGEDSVFFVACDMPFLHEGLLRHMADAYKGSSDVDAVVPVFRGMTEPLVGIYTKNAVAIMEGIFKEEKRSPGELLKRLKVRYIDEETVREIDPSGRSFVNVNTPEDYERIGGVPCLG, from the coding sequence TTGACCGCTGCGATCCTCTCGGGCGGCGAAAACAGAAGGATCCCCCGTCTGAAGAGTCTTCTCACTGTCGAGGGGCGGACGATTATCGAACGCACCATCGATGTTCTGGGAGGGGTCTTTGACAGGGTCATCATCAATACCAATGAGCCCGAGTATTTCTTCCATTTCGGCCTTCCCATGATCGGCGACCTGAAGAAGGAGCGGGGTCCGTTAACGGGCATATTCTCTGTTCTCGTGGCGACGGGAGAGGATTCCGTCTTTTTCGTTGCCTGTGACATGCCCTTCCTCCATGAGGGGCTTTTGCGGCATATGGCTGACGCTTATAAAGGGAGCAGTGATGTCGACGCAGTTGTCCCCGTCTTCAGGGGTATGACAGAGCCGCTTGTCGGCATTTACACGAAGAACGCAGTCGCCATCATGGAAGGGATCTTCAAGGAAGAGAAGAGAAGCCCCGGTGAGCTGCTGAAAAGGCTGAAGGTGCGCTACATCGACGAGGAGACGGTCAGGGAAATTGATCCCTCGGGCAGGTCCTTCGTCAATGTGAATACACCGGAAGACTACGAAAGGATAGGAGGTGTTCCATGTTTGGGTTAG
- the dnaB gene encoding replicative DNA helicase produces MRDSDLTLDRLPPQNLEAEQSVLGAILLDNEAISKALEILSQDDFYRDSHRRIFDAMVELYEKNEAIDLITVTDTLKRRNDLDAVGGVTYLSNIAAQVPTSANVRYHSKIVKEKALIRSLLRSTTEIAAKVYESSLEADELVDYAEKTIFDVSDRRTKTSFFPLKEVIKSSFEMIERLYDRKEAVTGVPSGFKELDELTTGFQPGDLVIIGGRPSMGKTALGLNVSQHVALEMREPVAIFSLEMSKEQLAMRMLCAEAMVDSNSVRKGFIRKEDWHKLTSAAGRLAEAPIYIDDASGTSVLEMRAKARRLKVEHHGGLGLVMVDYLQLMRGRGSFERREQEISEISRSLKGLAKELHVPVIALSQLNRAVEQRGEKKPTLADLRESGAIEQDADVIIFLYRDEVYNKNNPSNKGEAEIIIAKQRNGPTATIKLTFLSKCTRFMPYSEREYHDDSEEVF; encoded by the coding sequence ATGAGGGATTCTGACCTAACCCTTGACCGGCTCCCTCCTCAAAACCTCGAAGCGGAGCAGTCCGTTCTCGGGGCCATCCTTCTCGACAACGAGGCCATTTCAAAGGCGCTTGAGATCCTTTCCCAGGATGATTTCTATCGTGACTCCCACCGGAGGATATTCGACGCGATGGTGGAACTCTATGAAAAGAATGAAGCGATAGACCTCATCACGGTTACCGATACCCTGAAGAGGAGGAACGACCTCGATGCGGTCGGAGGCGTCACGTATCTCTCGAACATAGCCGCGCAGGTCCCGACCTCTGCGAATGTGCGGTATCATTCGAAGATCGTCAAGGAGAAGGCCCTCATCCGAAGCCTGTTGAGATCGACGACGGAGATCGCTGCGAAGGTCTATGAGTCCTCACTCGAGGCCGATGAACTCGTCGATTATGCCGAGAAGACGATATTCGATGTCTCCGACAGGCGGACGAAGACCTCGTTTTTTCCCCTCAAGGAAGTGATAAAGAGCAGCTTCGAGATGATCGAGCGCCTCTATGACAGGAAGGAGGCGGTCACGGGCGTACCGTCAGGATTCAAGGAGCTGGACGAGCTGACAACGGGGTTTCAGCCGGGCGACCTCGTTATCATCGGCGGCAGACCGTCTATGGGCAAGACGGCGCTGGGTCTCAATGTCTCACAGCATGTCGCTCTCGAGATGAGAGAACCTGTCGCCATCTTCAGTCTCGAGATGTCGAAGGAACAGCTTGCGATGAGGATGCTCTGCGCGGAGGCGATGGTCGATTCCAACAGTGTGAGGAAGGGGTTTATCAGAAAGGAGGACTGGCATAAGCTCACGAGCGCTGCCGGAAGACTTGCTGAGGCACCTATTTATATAGATGATGCATCGGGCACATCGGTCCTCGAGATGCGGGCAAAGGCGAGGCGGCTTAAGGTTGAGCATCACGGCGGTCTCGGCCTTGTGATGGTCGATTATCTCCAGCTCATGAGGGGCAGGGGGAGTTTCGAGAGGAGAGAGCAGGAGATATCGGAGATATCCCGCTCTCTGAAGGGGCTCGCGAAGGAATTGCATGTTCCGGTCATCGCCCTGAGCCAGCTCAACAGGGCGGTGGAACAGCGGGGGGAGAAGAAGCCGACCCTCGCCGATCTGCGGGAATCGGGCGCCATCGAACAGGACGCCGATGTCATCATCTTCCTCTACCGGGATGAGGTATACAATAAGAACAACCCCTCGAACAAGGGCGAGGCCGAGATCATCATAGCGAAGCAGCGTAACGGTCCTACCGCAACGATAAAGTTAACCTTCCTTTCGAAGTGCACACGGTTCATGCCGTACTCGGAAAGAGAATACCATGACGATTCCGAGGAGGTCTTTTGA
- the rplI gene encoding 50S ribosomal protein L9 produces the protein MKVILKENVKSLGTMGSVVDVADGYARNFLIPKNLAVEANVKNMRSLEHEKKKIEEHARKIRNEAQDLSERLSKTAVTLIAKAGEEEKLFGSITTMDIAEALKKEGFDVDRKKIILDEPIKRLGSYSVGVKIHPEVVPQITVHVVAE, from the coding sequence ATGAAAGTTATCCTGAAGGAAAACGTGAAAAGTCTCGGGACCATGGGCAGTGTCGTGGATGTGGCCGACGGGTACGCGAGGAATTTCCTCATACCGAAGAACCTCGCCGTCGAGGCGAATGTCAAGAATATGAGGTCCCTGGAACATGAGAAAAAGAAGATTGAAGAGCATGCACGGAAGATCAGGAACGAGGCCCAGGATCTCTCGGAAAGACTGTCGAAGACCGCCGTCACCTTGATCGCAAAGGCGGGAGAGGAAGAGAAGCTTTTCGGTTCCATCACGACGATGGACATCGCTGAAGCGCTGAAAAAAGAGGGGTTCGATGTCGACAGGAAGAAGATCATCCTCGATGAGCCGATCAAGAGACTCGGCTCGTACTCGGTGGGGGTGAAAATCCATCCCGAGGTCGTTCCCCAGATAACCGTCCATGTAGTCGCGGAATGA
- a CDS encoding segregation/condensation protein A, which translates to MEDVYSIKLPAFEGPLDLLLHLIRENKIDIYDIPIALITHQYLQYIGMMKELNLDIAGEFLLMAATLIHIKSRMLLPVDEEVEKEAEEDPRFELVQRLLEYQAFKDATFTFREREEVWSDVFFRSPSVGEVQGKETSSEDGLFAEGLDHGKEPHLFMTGEPELEGLNLFELSIVDLLTAFKKLLDKAPPETVSITRETLTVKDRISSIIERLDNQKAVRFEDLLDGRLTRSFLIVTFIAILELVRLGLARAYQERDFGNVWIIRRREASDEA; encoded by the coding sequence ATGGAAGATGTTTACAGCATAAAACTCCCTGCCTTTGAAGGTCCCCTTGATCTGCTCCTTCATCTCATCAGGGAGAACAAGATAGACATTTACGACATCCCCATAGCGCTCATTACACACCAATATCTCCAATATATAGGCATGATGAAAGAACTCAATCTCGATATCGCCGGCGAGTTTCTCCTTATGGCTGCGACACTCATCCATATCAAGTCGAGGATGCTTCTTCCTGTGGATGAAGAGGTGGAGAAGGAAGCGGAGGAAGACCCGCGATTTGAACTCGTCCAACGGTTGCTTGAATACCAGGCGTTTAAAGATGCGACATTTACATTCAGGGAGCGGGAGGAGGTCTGGAGCGACGTCTTCTTCCGGAGCCCCTCGGTCGGCGAGGTGCAGGGGAAAGAGACGTCGTCTGAAGACGGCCTGTTCGCTGAGGGTCTGGACCACGGAAAGGAACCGCACCTTTTCATGACCGGGGAGCCGGAGCTTGAGGGCCTCAACCTCTTCGAGCTGAGCATCGTTGATCTCCTTACCGCATTCAAGAAGCTCCTTGACAAGGCTCCGCCCGAGACTGTCTCCATAACGAGGGAGACGCTGACCGTTAAAGACAGGATATCTTCCATCATCGAAAGGCTTGACAATCAGAAGGCCGTGCGTTTTGAGGATTTGCTCGATGGGAGATTAACACGCTCATTTCTCATCGTGACCTTTATCGCTATCCTTGAACTCGTGAGGCTGGGGCTTGCGAGGGCCTACCAAGAAAGGGACTTCGGAAACGTGTGGATAATAAGGAGACGGGAAGCATCAGACGAAGCCTGA
- a CDS encoding methyl-accepting chemotaxis protein — protein MKSGKLQKKAVLAVAGILFLIIGVNTAVLTYVASNKYKNAILAKSNAVGDSLQRDLGRALSLGVPLESIDGVNEKLQELMSRDKAVGYAMVIDANRKVLFHTQQSSLGKELKDDVSAKAASSTKMLTQKAGSFYDLSFPLTNAEGKIAGALRLGIKSEEINSQLYALLFWALGISAVSFLVSLIVVFFSISRFITLPIMGMEKAAERVAAGDLTSAVTIRGNDEIASLGSAINRMAFNLKDMLSKIRNVTNGVSQVTANIVTSSQSVLAVADLQKRTIEVTSVAISEMNDSTSSVAVSAESLSDSAVETSSAMMQMAKSIESVADNANVFYESAQETAASIEEMISSIKQISQSLENLSLSSDEIASSTSEVNATVKEIEDHANKSVELAEKVMTDASDRGISAANAAMEGMENIRKSVGALSDVINVLGKRSGDIGEILNVIDDIADQTHLLALNAAILAAQAGEHGRAFAVVADEIKSLAERTSVSTKEIAELITSVQDDTRSSVEMAGEGIRTVEQGLKLVQEVNTALGGIVESSQVATEMSKAIQRATSEESQVIKQITEATKGMSKQVENISVALQEQSRGSRFIIDATEKMKEISHQVKIAIGEQKSGSKQIAGAIENVTQQAGQIAKATGRQKQKNTEIVQSMDKIQNTTGNLIDSADAMSAGISSLKEEAQNLLLELQKFTV, from the coding sequence ATGAAGTCGGGGAAACTTCAGAAGAAGGCGGTCTTGGCTGTTGCGGGCATACTCTTTCTCATCATCGGAGTGAATACCGCTGTCCTCACCTATGTTGCCTCGAACAAGTATAAGAATGCTATTCTTGCCAAGAGTAACGCTGTGGGCGACTCGCTGCAGAGGGACCTCGGCAGGGCGCTGAGTCTCGGTGTTCCGCTCGAGTCGATAGACGGCGTGAACGAGAAACTCCAGGAGTTGATGTCACGGGATAAGGCCGTGGGATATGCCATGGTCATCGACGCAAACCGCAAGGTCCTCTTCCACACTCAGCAATCAAGCCTGGGCAAAGAGTTAAAGGACGATGTGTCGGCGAAGGCTGCGTCCTCGACCAAGATGCTCACGCAAAAGGCCGGTTCCTTTTATGACCTCTCATTCCCTCTGACCAATGCGGAGGGGAAAATAGCGGGCGCCCTTCGTCTCGGGATTAAGTCGGAGGAGATCAATTCTCAGCTCTACGCGCTTCTCTTCTGGGCGCTCGGGATCTCGGCGGTGAGTTTTCTCGTGTCACTCATCGTCGTATTCTTTTCGATCTCCCGGTTTATCACCTTGCCGATCATGGGCATGGAGAAAGCCGCCGAGAGAGTCGCCGCCGGTGACCTCACGTCGGCGGTCACCATCAGGGGTAACGACGAGATCGCGTCTCTCGGCAGCGCCATAAACAGGATGGCCTTCAATCTGAAGGACATGCTTTCGAAGATACGAAATGTCACGAACGGCGTTTCCCAGGTTACGGCAAACATCGTCACCTCGTCGCAGAGCGTCTTGGCCGTCGCGGACCTCCAGAAGCGTACCATCGAAGTAACTTCCGTCGCGATCTCCGAGATGAACGATTCTACCTCGAGCGTAGCGGTGAGCGCGGAGAGCCTCTCCGATTCGGCAGTAGAGACATCATCTGCGATGATGCAGATGGCGAAATCGATCGAAAGTGTTGCCGATAACGCGAATGTGTTTTATGAGTCGGCGCAGGAGACTGCCGCATCCATCGAAGAGATGATATCCAGTATCAAGCAGATCTCGCAGAGCCTTGAGAACCTGTCGTTATCGTCGGACGAGATAGCGTCTTCCACTTCCGAAGTGAACGCGACGGTCAAGGAAATCGAAGATCACGCGAATAAATCTGTCGAGCTGGCCGAGAAAGTCATGACGGACGCCTCCGACAGGGGAATCAGTGCCGCGAATGCGGCGATGGAAGGGATGGAAAATATCCGGAAGAGCGTCGGCGCCCTCTCCGATGTCATAAACGTCCTCGGCAAAAGATCCGGGGATATCGGAGAGATCCTCAACGTCATAGACGATATCGCGGACCAGACACATCTTCTCGCACTGAATGCGGCCATTCTCGCTGCGCAGGCGGGGGAGCACGGCAGGGCCTTCGCCGTTGTCGCCGATGAGATAAAGAGCCTTGCCGAGAGGACATCGGTCTCGACAAAGGAGATAGCGGAACTGATTACCTCTGTGCAGGACGATACGAGGTCGAGTGTCGAAATGGCGGGGGAGGGCATTCGGACAGTCGAGCAAGGCCTGAAGCTTGTGCAGGAGGTGAACACTGCCCTCGGGGGAATAGTAGAGAGTTCACAGGTCGCGACGGAGATGTCGAAGGCGATACAGAGAGCGACATCCGAGGAATCACAGGTTATCAAGCAGATAACCGAGGCTACAAAGGGCATGTCGAAGCAGGTCGAAAACATCTCCGTAGCATTGCAGGAACAGAGCAGGGGGAGCAGGTTCATCATCGATGCGACGGAAAAGATGAAGGAGATTTCCCATCAGGTGAAGATAGCGATAGGCGAACAGAAAAGCGGCAGCAAGCAGATAGCGGGCGCCATAGAGAACGTCACGCAGCAGGCGGGCCAGATAGCAAAGGCTACGGGCAGACAGAAGCAGAAGAACACTGAGATTGTTCAGTCTATGGACAAGATTCAGAATACGACGGGCAACTTGATAGATTCGGCCGACGCGATGAGCGCGGGGATAAGCTCATTGAAGGAAGAGGCCCAGAATCTTCTCCTGGAACTGCAGAAATTCACCGTCTGA
- a CDS encoding ABC transporter substrate-binding protein — protein MVTDIGDAETVIEKVVSKCGTALFLSFVLVIAILGTAFPVVAAEKTIGVIMTGNIPYYKDIHKGLIEGLTEEGLFAAGKVDVVVQSPTPEVMSWTNAARKLVAVGSSVIIAYGAPATIAAMGETSDIPIVFAGVYDPQAVGVTGKNATGVSSKVPVASLIKNLKSIGNFSKLGVVFNDVEKDTVVQANEVKQLEGSLGFQSVRFNIKKAEDASKIANIEGLFLTTGCAAMHCVNNIVVVARKAKIPTAATIEGGEASGVILTLAANPSEQGKEAAKMAAKVIKGAKPSALPVEQPKKIDMIINLKEATDMGLKVPLDLLTSATKVIK, from the coding sequence ATGGTGACCGATATCGGGGACGCTGAAACGGTGATTGAAAAAGTCGTGTCGAAGTGCGGAACTGCTTTGTTCCTGTCTTTCGTGCTCGTTATCGCCATCCTGGGAACAGCGTTCCCTGTCGTTGCAGCCGAAAAGACGATCGGCGTGATCATGACGGGTAATATCCCCTATTACAAAGACATCCATAAGGGGCTCATCGAAGGCCTGACCGAAGAAGGCCTCTTCGCTGCAGGGAAGGTCGATGTCGTTGTCCAGAGTCCCACTCCGGAAGTGATGTCATGGACAAATGCTGCGCGGAAACTCGTTGCCGTCGGCTCCTCGGTCATCATCGCCTACGGTGCCCCCGCTACCATAGCGGCGATGGGTGAAACGTCCGACATCCCTATCGTTTTTGCGGGTGTTTATGACCCTCAGGCGGTCGGCGTAACGGGAAAGAACGCAACGGGGGTGAGTTCGAAAGTGCCTGTGGCGAGTCTGATCAAGAATCTGAAAAGCATAGGAAATTTCTCGAAACTGGGGGTCGTTTTCAACGACGTCGAGAAGGATACCGTGGTGCAGGCGAACGAGGTGAAGCAACTCGAAGGTTCTCTCGGATTCCAGTCGGTGCGGTTTAATATCAAGAAGGCCGAGGATGCTTCGAAGATAGCGAATATTGAAGGCCTCTTTCTCACCACGGGCTGTGCCGCCATGCACTGCGTCAATAACATTGTTGTTGTGGCACGGAAAGCGAAGATACCGACGGCCGCGACCATCGAGGGCGGCGAGGCGAGCGGCGTCATCCTCACCCTGGCGGCGAACCCTTCCGAACAGGGCAAGGAGGCGGCGAAGATGGCGGCGAAGGTAATCAAGGGGGCGAAGCCGTCTGCGCTTCCTGTGGAACAGCCGAAAAAGATCGATATGATTATAAACCTGAAGGAGGCGACTGATATGGGACTCAAGGTACCGTTAGATCTGCTCACTTCGGCGACGAAGGTCATAAAATGA
- a CDS encoding DmsE family decaheme c-type cytochrome, giving the protein MIVLRSIFLFLSVLTIALSGCESLKSAKPILPMKEYEKMIVGRIDANYVGTQTCLSACHYHDQIKRDFDASTMGAQLSRKSGMPLVDCESCHGPGSLAIEGITPEKVEMDAKEGKRTACEYKTLVDIKNLPAIAQSLICLKCHAANATFNLHNWNASTHAISDVSCFSCHNVHQGPDLTVRRRQTATMCEGCHGAIFASFTLLSHHPVPERKIYCTDCHDPHGSINEKSLRKATIKELCTQCHAEKQGPFVFEHAETTEDCRTCHSAHGSVYRNLLTVGEPFLCLQCHSGHSTSSARATLGSKGAFYTKCTDCHSQIHGTDLPSASGRGWFTQ; this is encoded by the coding sequence ATGATCGTATTGAGAAGCATCTTTTTATTCCTCTCAGTTTTGACGATTGCGCTTTCAGGGTGCGAATCGCTCAAGTCCGCAAAACCCATCCTGCCGATGAAGGAATACGAAAAGATGATCGTGGGAAGGATTGACGCGAATTACGTCGGTACCCAGACGTGTCTTTCCGCGTGCCACTACCATGACCAGATAAAACGCGATTTCGATGCGAGCACCATGGGAGCCCAGCTTTCGCGGAAATCCGGCATGCCCTTGGTGGACTGCGAATCGTGCCATGGGCCGGGGAGCCTTGCGATTGAGGGGATAACCCCGGAGAAGGTCGAGATGGACGCAAAGGAGGGCAAGAGGACCGCCTGTGAGTATAAGACCCTCGTTGATATAAAGAATCTTCCCGCAATAGCCCAGTCTCTCATATGCCTTAAATGCCATGCTGCCAATGCGACGTTCAATCTCCACAACTGGAACGCAAGCACCCATGCGATCAGCGATGTTTCATGCTTCTCGTGTCATAATGTCCATCAGGGACCGGATCTTACGGTCAGACGGAGGCAGACCGCGACGATGTGCGAGGGGTGTCACGGTGCGATCTTCGCATCGTTCACCCTGTTGAGCCACCATCCCGTTCCGGAGAGAAAGATTTACTGCACCGACTGCCACGACCCTCACGGCTCGATTAATGAGAAGTCCTTAAGAAAGGCGACCATCAAGGAGTTATGCACCCAGTGCCACGCGGAAAAGCAGGGCCCTTTCGTCTTCGAGCATGCTGAAACTACCGAGGACTGCAGAACCTGCCACAGCGCGCACGGCTCGGTATACAGGAACCTGCTCACCGTGGGAGAGCCTTTCCTTTGCCTTCAGTGCCATTCGGGACACAGTACATCGTCTGCGAGAGCCACGCTGGGAAGCAAAGGGGCGTTTTATACGAAGTGCACAGATTGTCATTCCCAGATCCACGGCACGGACCTTCCCTCTGCAAGCGGCAGGGGATGGTTCACCCAGTAG
- the rpsB gene encoding 30S ribosomal protein S2, translating to MVATMKELLEAGVHFGHQVKRWNPKMKRYIFGERNGIYIIDLQKTLKGLEEAFHFVRNTSAKGGSILFVGTKKQAQDAIQDESRRAGAFFVNQRWLGGMLTNFATIKKSIERLKSIERMKEDGTYEALSKKEVAALEKERTKLDRNLIGMKEMPVLPGAVFIIDPKKEKIAIAEAKKLSIPIVAVVDTNCDPDEVDYVIPGNDDAIRAIKLITGKMAEAVLQGKESATKAASLEAEKAAIEEKVEQEEAAEALADAALESPRGVADTKAEVSR from the coding sequence ATGGTTGCGACGATGAAGGAGCTGCTTGAGGCCGGAGTCCATTTCGGCCATCAGGTGAAGAGATGGAACCCGAAGATGAAACGCTATATCTTCGGAGAGAGAAACGGTATCTATATCATTGACCTTCAGAAGACCCTGAAGGGCCTCGAAGAGGCATTTCACTTCGTCAGGAATACCTCTGCTAAGGGTGGTTCGATACTCTTTGTGGGGACCAAGAAGCAGGCGCAGGACGCGATCCAAGACGAATCCCGGCGCGCCGGCGCTTTCTTTGTAAACCAGAGGTGGCTCGGAGGGATGCTGACGAACTTCGCTACAATTAAGAAAAGCATCGAGCGTCTCAAGAGCATCGAAAGGATGAAAGAAGACGGGACCTATGAGGCCCTCTCAAAAAAGGAGGTTGCTGCTCTCGAGAAAGAGAGGACCAAGCTCGACAGAAACCTGATCGGCATGAAAGAAATGCCTGTGCTGCCCGGAGCTGTTTTTATTATAGACCCCAAAAAGGAGAAGATCGCCATCGCCGAGGCGAAGAAACTCTCTATTCCGATCGTTGCCGTCGTCGATACGAACTGCGACCCCGACGAGGTGGATTATGTGATACCGGGGAACGATGATGCGATTCGGGCGATAAAGTTGATAACGGGGAAGATGGCGGAGGCGGTTCTCCAGGGGAAGGAGAGTGCCACGAAGGCCGCTTCGCTGGAGGCAGAAAAGGCAGCGATAGAGGAGAAGGTGGAACAGGAAGAGGCCGCAGAGGCCCTCGCAGACGCGGCACTCGAGAGTCCCCGTGGCGTTGCGGATACTAAGGCGGAGGTGTCACGGTGA
- the tsf gene encoding translation elongation factor Ts — protein sequence MTISADKVKELREKTGVGMMECKKALTEAAGDFEKALTVLRQKGLATATKKAGRTAAEGIIGSYIHHTHKIGVLLEVNCETDFVAKTDDFRTLVKDIAAQIAAANPTYVSREEVPQDVIENEKAIYRAQVADKPAQVVEKIVDGKLDKFFDETCLLDQVFIKDPEHKLKIKDLVTEKIAKLGENIVVRRFARFQVGERS from the coding sequence GTGACGATATCAGCGGATAAGGTCAAGGAACTGAGAGAAAAGACCGGGGTCGGCATGATGGAGTGCAAGAAGGCACTCACCGAGGCCGCCGGTGACTTCGAAAAGGCCCTGACGGTACTGAGACAGAAGGGTCTCGCAACCGCGACAAAAAAGGCAGGGAGAACCGCTGCCGAAGGGATTATAGGTTCATATATCCATCACACGCATAAGATCGGGGTCCTCCTGGAGGTAAACTGTGAGACCGACTTTGTCGCGAAAACGGACGATTTCAGAACTCTGGTGAAAGATATCGCTGCGCAGATCGCTGCTGCCAATCCGACCTATGTCTCACGGGAAGAGGTGCCCCAGGACGTCATCGAAAACGAGAAGGCCATTTACCGGGCGCAGGTCGCCGATAAGCCCGCACAGGTCGTGGAAAAAATCGTCGACGGCAAACTGGATAAGTTTTTCGATGAGACCTGTCTCCTTGATCAAGTGTTCATCAAGGACCCCGAGCATAAGCTTAAGATAAAGGACCTCGTTACTGAAAAGATCGCGAAGCTCGGAGAGAATATCGTCGTCCGACGTTTTGCCAGATTCCAGGTAGGAGAACGTTCGTAA